A DNA window from Macadamia integrifolia cultivar HAES 741 chromosome 4, SCU_Mint_v3, whole genome shotgun sequence contains the following coding sequences:
- the LOC122077443 gene encoding phosphoglucan phosphatase LSF1, chloroplastic isoform X2, with translation MSSLQLSNCMFSNESSFLCNFNAMEKVAQPPFDSSFWGRNLSLVKEGFGVNNLHFGRRVTRIYATAKRPSFDLNLNEYMVTLGKPLGIRFALSVDGRVFVHALKKGGNAEKSRIIMVGDTLKRASNAPNGTLLEIKDFGDTLGRLPMATWNKTILASHLQSSSETSGNSGFITFSSKFLSSKGWKLLNDQNQYLDLQKQSSFLIAPISQLVCIFSEEESGDVEWAHGSFPLEEYIKALDRSKGEIYYNHSLGMQYSKITEQIYVGSCIQTVADVETLSSVAGVTAVLNFQSEIEATNWGINSESINDACHRFNILMINYPIREVDSFDLRKKLPFSVGLLLRLLKKNLRVFVTCTTGFDRSPACVIAYLHWMTDTSLHAAYNFVTGLHSCRPDRPAIAWATWDLIAMAENGRHDGPATHAVTFVWNGQEGEDVQLVGDFTGNWKEPIKAVHKGGSKYEAEVRLAHGKYYYKFITNGNWRNSTSSPTESDERGNVNNVIVVGDIASVRPKVRQQPKDAMIVKVIERPLTETERFMLAKAARCIAFYICPIRLAPK, from the exons ATGTCTTCTCTGCAACTATCTAATTGTATGTTTTCCAATGAATCTTCATTTCTCTGCAATTTTAATGCTATGGAGAAGGTTGCTCAACCtccatttgattcttctttttggGGTAGAAATTTGAGTTTGGTTAAGGAAGGTTTTGGGGTTAATAATCTCCATTTCGGTAGAAGAGTCACAAGGATTTATGCAACGGCAAAACGCCCTTCGTTTGACTTGAATCTTAATGAGTACATGGTCACACTTGGGAAGCCACTTGGAATACGCTTCGCGCTTTCCGTCGACGGGAGGGTCTTCGTTCATGCTCTCAAGAAAGGG GGAAATGCCGAGAAATCAAGAATAATCATGGTAGGTGACACTTTGAAACGGGCAAGTAATGCACCAAATGGCACGCTTCTTGAGATCAAAGACTTCGGGGATACACT AGGTCGTCTTCCTATGGCTACATGGAATAAAACTATATTGGCTTCCCATTTGCAGTCGTCATCTGAGACCAGTGGCAATTCGGGATTTATCACGTTTTCCTCAAAGTTTCTAAGCTCAAAAGGATGGAAGCTTTTGAatgatcaaaatcaatatcttgACTTGCAAAAGCAGAGTAGCTTTCTTATTGCACCAATTAGCCAACTTGTTTGCATTTTCTCTGAGGAAGAGTCTGGAGATGTTGAATGGGCTCATGGGAGTTTCCCTTTGgaagaatatattaaagcaCTTGATCGATCTAAAGGAGAGATTTATTATAATCACTCACTTGGTATGCAATATAGCAAG ATTACTGAGCAAATATACGTGGGATCATGCATACAAACAGTAGCAGATGTGGAGACTTTGTCTAGTGTTGCG GGAGTCACTGCTGTACTGAATTTCCAGAGTGAAATTGAGGCCACAAATTGGGGAATCAATTCCGAATCAATCAATGATGCTTGCCACCGATTTAATATCCTTATGATCAATTATCCTATAAG GGAGGTGGATTCTTTTgacttgaggaagaaacttcCATTTTCTGTGGGGCTTCTACTACGACTATTGAAAAAAAACCTTCGAGTCTTTGTGACTTGTACCACTGGGTTTGATAGATCCCCAGCTTGTGTGATTGCATACTTGCACTGGATGACAGACACTTCGCTTCATGCTGCTTACAATTTTGTCACTGGGTTGCACTCCTGCAGGCCTGACAG ACCAGCAATTGCCTGGGCAACATGGGATCTTATTGCCATGGCAGAAAATGGAAGGCATGATGGACCTGCAACCCATGCTGTGACTTTTGTTTGGAATGGCCAAGAG GGGGAGGATGTGCAATTGGTTGGAGATTTTACTGGAAATTGGAAAGAACCAATTAAAGCAGTCCACAAGGGTGGATCTAAATATGAAGCCGAAGTTAGACTTGCACATGGGAA GTACTACTATAAGTTCATTACCAATGGGAATTGGAGGAACTCAACATCTTCACCAACAGAAAGTGATGAACGGGGAAATGTTAACAATGTAATAGTAGTGGGGGATATTGCCAGTGTGAGGCCTAAGGTCCGGCAACAGCCAAAG GATGCCATGATTGTAAAGGTGATTGAGAGACCACTGACAGAAACAGAACGTTTTATGTTGGCAAAAGCAGCTCGATGTATTGCATTCTATATCTGTCCGATAAGGCTAGCTCCCAAATGA
- the LOC122077443 gene encoding phosphoglucan phosphatase LSF1, chloroplastic isoform X1: protein MSSLQLSNCMFSNESSFLCNFNAMEKVAQPPFDSSFWGRNLSLVKEGFGVNNLHFGRRVTRIYATAKRPSFDLNLNEYMVTLGKPLGIRFALSVDGRVFVHALKKGGNAEKSRIIMVGDTLKRASNAPNGTLLEIKDFGDTLKLLDEKGESFSLVLERPFYPFPIQQLLLMSDTDVLFNRGRLPMATWNKTILASHLQSSSETSGNSGFITFSSKFLSSKGWKLLNDQNQYLDLQKQSSFLIAPISQLVCIFSEEESGDVEWAHGSFPLEEYIKALDRSKGEIYYNHSLGMQYSKITEQIYVGSCIQTVADVETLSSVAGVTAVLNFQSEIEATNWGINSESINDACHRFNILMINYPIREVDSFDLRKKLPFSVGLLLRLLKKNLRVFVTCTTGFDRSPACVIAYLHWMTDTSLHAAYNFVTGLHSCRPDRPAIAWATWDLIAMAENGRHDGPATHAVTFVWNGQEGEDVQLVGDFTGNWKEPIKAVHKGGSKYEAEVRLAHGKYYYKFITNGNWRNSTSSPTESDERGNVNNVIVVGDIASVRPKVRQQPKDAMIVKVIERPLTETERFMLAKAARCIAFYICPIRLAPK from the exons ATGTCTTCTCTGCAACTATCTAATTGTATGTTTTCCAATGAATCTTCATTTCTCTGCAATTTTAATGCTATGGAGAAGGTTGCTCAACCtccatttgattcttctttttggGGTAGAAATTTGAGTTTGGTTAAGGAAGGTTTTGGGGTTAATAATCTCCATTTCGGTAGAAGAGTCACAAGGATTTATGCAACGGCAAAACGCCCTTCGTTTGACTTGAATCTTAATGAGTACATGGTCACACTTGGGAAGCCACTTGGAATACGCTTCGCGCTTTCCGTCGACGGGAGGGTCTTCGTTCATGCTCTCAAGAAAGGG GGAAATGCCGAGAAATCAAGAATAATCATGGTAGGTGACACTTTGAAACGGGCAAGTAATGCACCAAATGGCACGCTTCTTGAGATCAAAGACTTCGGGGATACACT CAAGCTGCTGGATGAGAAAGGAGAATCTTTTAGCTTGGTCCTTGAGAGGCCCTTCTATCCTTTTCCAATTCAACAGCTGCTTCTTATGAGTGACACCGATGTTTTGTTCAACAGAGGTCGTCTTCCTATGGCTACATGGAATAAAACTATATTGGCTTCCCATTTGCAGTCGTCATCTGAGACCAGTGGCAATTCGGGATTTATCACGTTTTCCTCAAAGTTTCTAAGCTCAAAAGGATGGAAGCTTTTGAatgatcaaaatcaatatcttgACTTGCAAAAGCAGAGTAGCTTTCTTATTGCACCAATTAGCCAACTTGTTTGCATTTTCTCTGAGGAAGAGTCTGGAGATGTTGAATGGGCTCATGGGAGTTTCCCTTTGgaagaatatattaaagcaCTTGATCGATCTAAAGGAGAGATTTATTATAATCACTCACTTGGTATGCAATATAGCAAG ATTACTGAGCAAATATACGTGGGATCATGCATACAAACAGTAGCAGATGTGGAGACTTTGTCTAGTGTTGCG GGAGTCACTGCTGTACTGAATTTCCAGAGTGAAATTGAGGCCACAAATTGGGGAATCAATTCCGAATCAATCAATGATGCTTGCCACCGATTTAATATCCTTATGATCAATTATCCTATAAG GGAGGTGGATTCTTTTgacttgaggaagaaacttcCATTTTCTGTGGGGCTTCTACTACGACTATTGAAAAAAAACCTTCGAGTCTTTGTGACTTGTACCACTGGGTTTGATAGATCCCCAGCTTGTGTGATTGCATACTTGCACTGGATGACAGACACTTCGCTTCATGCTGCTTACAATTTTGTCACTGGGTTGCACTCCTGCAGGCCTGACAG ACCAGCAATTGCCTGGGCAACATGGGATCTTATTGCCATGGCAGAAAATGGAAGGCATGATGGACCTGCAACCCATGCTGTGACTTTTGTTTGGAATGGCCAAGAG GGGGAGGATGTGCAATTGGTTGGAGATTTTACTGGAAATTGGAAAGAACCAATTAAAGCAGTCCACAAGGGTGGATCTAAATATGAAGCCGAAGTTAGACTTGCACATGGGAA GTACTACTATAAGTTCATTACCAATGGGAATTGGAGGAACTCAACATCTTCACCAACAGAAAGTGATGAACGGGGAAATGTTAACAATGTAATAGTAGTGGGGGATATTGCCAGTGTGAGGCCTAAGGTCCGGCAACAGCCAAAG GATGCCATGATTGTAAAGGTGATTGAGAGACCACTGACAGAAACAGAACGTTTTATGTTGGCAAAAGCAGCTCGATGTATTGCATTCTATATCTGTCCGATAAGGCTAGCTCCCAAATGA
- the LOC122077443 gene encoding phosphoglucan phosphatase LSF1, chloroplastic isoform X3, which translates to MSSLQLSNCMFSNESSFLCNFNAMEKVAQPPFDSSFWGRNLSLVKEGFGVNNLHFGRRVTRIYATAKRPSFDLNLNEYMVTLGKPLGIRFALSVDGRVFVHALKKGGNAEKSRIIMVGDTLKRASNAPNGTLLEIKDFGDTLKLLDEKGESFSLVLERPFYPFPIQQLLLMSDTDVLFNRGRLPMATWNKTILASHLQSSSETSGNSGFITFSSKFLSSKGWKLLNDQNQYLDLQKQSSFLIAPISQLVCIFSEEESGDVEWAHGSFPLEEYIKALDRSKGEIYYNHSLGMQYSKITEQIYVGSCIQTVADVETLSSVAGVTAVLNFQSEIEATNWGINSESINDACHRFNILMINYPIREVDSFDLRKKLPFSVGLLLRLLKKNLRVFVTCTTGFDRSPACVIAYLHWMTDTSLHAAYNFVTGLHSCRPDRPAIAWATWDLIAMAENGRHDGPATHAVTFVWNGQEGEDVQLVGDFTGNWKEPIKAVHKGGSKYEAEVRLAHGK; encoded by the exons ATGTCTTCTCTGCAACTATCTAATTGTATGTTTTCCAATGAATCTTCATTTCTCTGCAATTTTAATGCTATGGAGAAGGTTGCTCAACCtccatttgattcttctttttggGGTAGAAATTTGAGTTTGGTTAAGGAAGGTTTTGGGGTTAATAATCTCCATTTCGGTAGAAGAGTCACAAGGATTTATGCAACGGCAAAACGCCCTTCGTTTGACTTGAATCTTAATGAGTACATGGTCACACTTGGGAAGCCACTTGGAATACGCTTCGCGCTTTCCGTCGACGGGAGGGTCTTCGTTCATGCTCTCAAGAAAGGG GGAAATGCCGAGAAATCAAGAATAATCATGGTAGGTGACACTTTGAAACGGGCAAGTAATGCACCAAATGGCACGCTTCTTGAGATCAAAGACTTCGGGGATACACT CAAGCTGCTGGATGAGAAAGGAGAATCTTTTAGCTTGGTCCTTGAGAGGCCCTTCTATCCTTTTCCAATTCAACAGCTGCTTCTTATGAGTGACACCGATGTTTTGTTCAACAGAGGTCGTCTTCCTATGGCTACATGGAATAAAACTATATTGGCTTCCCATTTGCAGTCGTCATCTGAGACCAGTGGCAATTCGGGATTTATCACGTTTTCCTCAAAGTTTCTAAGCTCAAAAGGATGGAAGCTTTTGAatgatcaaaatcaatatcttgACTTGCAAAAGCAGAGTAGCTTTCTTATTGCACCAATTAGCCAACTTGTTTGCATTTTCTCTGAGGAAGAGTCTGGAGATGTTGAATGGGCTCATGGGAGTTTCCCTTTGgaagaatatattaaagcaCTTGATCGATCTAAAGGAGAGATTTATTATAATCACTCACTTGGTATGCAATATAGCAAG ATTACTGAGCAAATATACGTGGGATCATGCATACAAACAGTAGCAGATGTGGAGACTTTGTCTAGTGTTGCG GGAGTCACTGCTGTACTGAATTTCCAGAGTGAAATTGAGGCCACAAATTGGGGAATCAATTCCGAATCAATCAATGATGCTTGCCACCGATTTAATATCCTTATGATCAATTATCCTATAAG GGAGGTGGATTCTTTTgacttgaggaagaaacttcCATTTTCTGTGGGGCTTCTACTACGACTATTGAAAAAAAACCTTCGAGTCTTTGTGACTTGTACCACTGGGTTTGATAGATCCCCAGCTTGTGTGATTGCATACTTGCACTGGATGACAGACACTTCGCTTCATGCTGCTTACAATTTTGTCACTGGGTTGCACTCCTGCAGGCCTGACAG ACCAGCAATTGCCTGGGCAACATGGGATCTTATTGCCATGGCAGAAAATGGAAGGCATGATGGACCTGCAACCCATGCTGTGACTTTTGTTTGGAATGGCCAAGAG GGGGAGGATGTGCAATTGGTTGGAGATTTTACTGGAAATTGGAAAGAACCAATTAAAGCAGTCCACAAGGGTGGATCTAAATATGAAGCCGAAGTTAGACTTGCACATGGGAA GTAG